A part of Armatimonadota bacterium genomic DNA contains:
- a CDS encoding Gfo/Idh/MocA family oxidoreductase: MVGAGSMANAVHYPSLSSFEDVEIAAVCDLNPERLEQTAEKWGIAGRYQDYRKMVEEVAPDAVYAIGQPEYMFEVWTWCLRQGLNLYIEKPMGITIHQARALATLAEQNGCITQVSFQRRTCPMVVQLRDECLKRGPITHAVCEFYKCAPDPYLAARDHMMDDGVHAIDTLRWMCGGEVTGVQSVTRRVLTPDINFIVATLRFDNGATGVMINSWTSGRRIFRVQMHAPGICAEAEHEGKGFLYADGDTTGVTYDTREVSGSDELFVYGGFQAKNREFIDCLKEKRQPGSHFADAVKTMEVAEMILAQTLTAEWDESRRA, from the coding sequence ATGGTCGGTGCCGGGAGCATGGCCAATGCGGTGCACTACCCGTCACTGTCATCCTTCGAGGACGTTGAGATTGCCGCTGTATGCGACCTGAACCCGGAGCGGCTGGAGCAGACGGCGGAGAAGTGGGGCATCGCCGGGCGCTACCAGGACTATCGGAAGATGGTAGAGGAAGTCGCTCCTGACGCTGTTTACGCCATCGGACAGCCCGAGTACATGTTCGAAGTGTGGACGTGGTGCCTGCGGCAGGGGCTGAACCTGTACATCGAAAAGCCCATGGGGATCACGATCCACCAGGCGCGGGCCCTGGCGACGCTGGCCGAGCAGAATGGCTGCATCACCCAGGTGAGCTTCCAGCGCCGGACCTGCCCCATGGTAGTGCAGCTGCGCGACGAGTGCCTGAAGCGCGGCCCCATCACCCACGCGGTCTGCGAGTTCTACAAATGCGCGCCGGACCCGTATCTTGCGGCGAGGGATCACATGATGGATGACGGCGTCCATGCGATCGACACGCTGCGCTGGATGTGCGGCGGTGAGGTGACCGGCGTCCAGTCCGTCACCCGCCGGGTACTCACCCCGGACATCAACTTCATCGTCGCCACGCTCCGGTTTGACAATGGTGCGACCGGTGTGATGATCAACAGCTGGACCAGCGGCCGACGGATTTTCCGCGTCCAGATGCATGCCCCGGGCATCTGCGCTGAGGCGGAGCATGAGGGCAAGGGGTTCTTGTATGCGGACGGTGACACCACCGGCGTCACCTACGATACCCGCGAGGTATCGGGGAGCGATGAGTTGTTTGTCTATGGAGGCTTCCAGGCGAAGAACCGGGAGTTCATTGACTGCCTCAAAGAAAAACGCCAGCCGGGTTCGCACTTCGCCGATGCCGTGAAGACCATGGAAGTGGCCGAGATGATCCTGGCGCAAACGCTGACTGCCGAGTGGGACGAATCCCGGCGTGCCTGA